The genomic DNA CCTCCAACGCACGGCCGGACTTATCCTTCAAGGTGAATTGGGATGCATCCAATTCGCCTACGCTGAGCTCGGTTGATGAGGCAAAGGTTCCTGCAGCAACATCCAGCCGAACCCGGCCATCTGTGGTGCTGAAACTTCCGCCATCGACGCCTGTCGTAAACTTGCTGAACGTCTGTCCTTGCGAACCGGACGGATTTCCTGCTGTTCCCGATGATGGCAATCCTGATGACGATGAACTGGAAGAACCCGAACCTCCTTCCGATGGAGCGCCGCCAGCCAAGTTCACCGATCCGAGCGTTCCATCTGCAGAGCGGTAAACCAGACGATCCCCTGATAAACCTATGTATTTCTTGCCTGTGTCAGCTTCGCCAATCGAATATACCCGGCCCGTGGATAATCCGACTCCCTTTAGTACGGCGCGGCCGCCTTCGTTCTCCAGGAATACCGCCTGGGTATCGCCGATGGACATGAAGGCATACTCCTCCGCCTTAGCGCTCATCGTAGTGAGATCCTGGGGTACGACAGTTGTATTATTCAATGCCGCCATGGCGAATTTGCTTTCCTTCGAGCCGTTCTTCTGTTTCCACAGCACATATTCCCCGTTCGTTACGAACCAATCGACATAGCTGTCCCCGCCAAGATCAATAAGCGAGCGCCTAACCCCGCTGCTCAGCTCCAGCGTGCTTAAGCCTCCGTCGCGGGCATTTTTATAAATGACAAACCCATTGCTGAGCACCGGATAACGCCCTTCCCCCAGCGAGGTTTCGGCCCCGGTGATCAGGTCGTGGTAGACCATCTGCTCATACTGGCGCTGCTCCGACCAAACAGCCGCCCTCCCGTCCACCGATGGATTGGCATACTTTCCTTTGTTATTATTAAGCTTCTTCTCGACCCCGGTCAGCAGGTCATAGCTGTAAATATCCCAATATTCCGACGAAAGATCCTGAGTTCCTTTGTCCGCCCATACCACGGTTGTTCCCTTGATTAGAGGAACATCCTTAGGCGAATTGCGGCTCGTCAATGCCTTTTCTTCTCCTGTAGCTTCGTTTCGGGCATAAATTTGCCGCTCCCCATTGCTCCCCGTATTCAACCAGACAACATGGCCGCCGGAGACACTATAGTGAGATTGGCTAATCCCTCCTGACGCCGACATCATGGCCGTAGACACGGCTGTTGTCTTTGCTACCGCTGCCGACGTCCCCTGCGCCTCCATCCCCTGAGCCCGAGCTTCCCCCGAGGACAATTGCATGCTTCCGCCTCCTGCAGCAACAGCGATTGCTAGGAGAGGAATAACTCCCCATCTCTCCAATGCCTTCCTTTTCCTCATCGCTCAAATCTCCCTCATCTTTCTTTTCCGACACAGCAAAAAACAGGGTACGCAACCGAATACCCGCGATTCCTAGTCCTTACGAATCAATTAGGTTTGGGGAACCGGCGGTTTCATCCTGAATTTGTAACCGTTGTCTTATTTTAATATCGGAAGAAATAACTATATTTCGGAGGAATTTTTTGAAATAGGGACTTTAGTCTTATAAACAGACCGGAATAGTTCCAT from Paenibacillus woosongensis includes the following:
- a CDS encoding S-layer homology domain-containing protein, with product MRKRKALERWGVIPLLAIAVAAGGGSMQLSSGEARAQGMEAQGTSAAVAKTTAVSTAMMSASGGISQSHYSVSGGHVVWLNTGSNGERQIYARNEATGEEKALTSRNSPKDVPLIKGTTVVWADKGTQDLSSEYWDIYSYDLLTGVEKKLNNNKGKYANPSVDGRAAVWSEQRQYEQMVYHDLITGAETSLGEGRYPVLSNGFVIYKNARDGGLSTLELSSGVRRSLIDLGGDSYVDWFVTNGEYVLWKQKNGSKESKFAMAALNNTTVVPQDLTTMSAKAEEYAFMSIGDTQAVFLENEGGRAVLKGVGLSTGRVYSIGEADTGKKYIGLSGDRLVYRSADGTLGSVNLAGGAPSEGGSGSSSSSSSGLPSSGTAGNPSGSQGQTFSKFTTGVDGGSFSTTDGRVRLDVAAGTFASSTELSVGELDASQFTLKDKSGRALEAAGAAWRIQASADFGKASQLTLAFGEGDYWLKHREKLGIYQYDETLGYWSYVGGVTNSGHADERYVRASITSSGIYAVLLRNVSFGDVAAEHWSSRSVEVLAARGIVDGISADTFAPRATLTRAQFSKMLAGAVGIPPVFPEQPTFQDVQAEKWSYGWVEAAAAAGLVKGEQGRFRPDDALTREEMMAMLVRAIEARQKGGMLLQAKQGTQLSQFADHAEVSGWAKPHVEKALTMQLVKGSGNQLHPQQISTRAEAAAVIYRLMEQLQLL